In Streptomyces liangshanensis, the DNA window AAGAACCACTCCCACTGGTTCTGGTCCGACCCGGAGTCGGCGAGGTAGGAGTGGTCGAGGTCGCTCCAGAGGCCCTTGTAGAGGAAGAGCGCGGCGAGGACGAAGAGGACCGTCACCGTCAGGTCCACCGGCCGCAGGCCGGACGTCCCCGGGCCGGACGTCCCCGGGTTCGGCGCCTCCGAGCCGGACGGCCGGGAACCGGAGGCCCAGCGGGCCCAGCGGGCCGAACGCGACCGGCCCGCCTTGAGCCGTACCAGCTCCAGCAGCACCCGGACGTAGTCCAACGGCCGCACCTTGGAGCCCGGTTGGTGCGCCCAGCGCACCGGGACCTCCGTCACCGGCCAGCCCGCGCGCCGGAAGTACCGCAGTATCTCGACGTCGATGCCCCACCCGTCCAGCCGCGACGCGCCGAACGCGGCGCGCGCCTGGTCGCCGTCGAACAGCTTGAAGCCGCACTGGGTGTCCTCTATGCCGTCGACCGCGACGGCCTGTATGAGCCGGTTGCCGAGCCGCCCCAGCCACTCCCGCAGCGCCCACTGGCGCACCTCGATCCGGGCGTCGGGGTGGGCGCGGGAGCCGATCGCGGCGCCGAGGCCGTCGTCCGCGGCCTGCTCGCCGAGCCGCTTGTCGAGCTGGTCCAGCTCCTCGATCGGGGTCGCGAGGTCCGCGTCGGTGAGCAGGACACGCCGGCCGTACGAGGCGAGGACGCCGAGGCGCAGCGCGTGGCCCTTGCCGTGGTTGCCGGGGCTGCGGACCAGCCGGACGCGCGGTTCCTCGGCGGCGGCGGCCTCGGCGATCGCGACCGTCCCGTCCGACGAGCCGTCGTCCACCACGATCAGCTCCCACACGCCCCAGCGGCCCGGGTCGGCGGCGAGGTGGGCGCGGATGGCGTCGAGGGTGGGGCGCAGGCGCGCCTCCTCGTTGTAGGCGGGGACGACGACAGAGAGGGTGACGTCGGTGTTGCGCGGCCGGCCGGCCGCGGCGTCCGCGACCCGCGACTCCTCGGCCACACCCGCCCCCGTACGCGTATCCGTATCCGTACGCGTATCCGTATCCGTACCGGCGCCCGACTCCCCGGCCCCGCCCGGCTCCCCCGCCTTGTCCGCGCTCACCTGTGTGTACTTTCCAGTCGGTCCGCCCACTTGCGGGCGTGCTCGTCGTACTCCCCGATCACCGCCCGGACCGCCCCGGCGTCCCCCAGGGTGATCGCGTCGACCAGCGGTTCGTGCCCGCTCCACAGCCACTTCTCGCCCTCGGCGTCCGCCCGCAGGAACGGGACGGAGAACACCCACGCCTGCACCCGCATCCGGTGCAGGAACTCGCACACGTACCGGTTGGCGATCAGCGCGCCCAACTCCCGCCAGAAGCGCAGGTCGTACCCGATGAGAATGTCCAGGTCCCCGGCGCGCGCCGCCCGCGCGGCCTCCTCGGCCCTGCGCCGTACCGACACCAGCGACTCGCCGTGCGCCCTGGCCGCGAGGCCCGCGCCGTCGAGCCTGCGGACCACCCCGTCCACGACCAGCGAGCGCGCCTCGACCATGCCCCGGAAGTCCTCGACGGTGAACTCGTGGACGTGGAAGCCGCGATGCTGGTCGGAGTCGAGCAGACCCTGCGCGGAGAGGTCGACGAGCGCCTCGCGCACGGGCGTCGCGGAGACCCCGTACTGGTCGGCGATGTGCTTGACCGTGAATTCCTGGCCCGGCAGCAGACGCCCGGCGAGCACTTCGTCACGCAGCGCGTCCGCGATCTGCTGCCGCAAGGTGCTGCGGGTCACAGCTCCGCTGGCAGGCATGGTGGTACGTCCCCTCGTCCGGCTCCCGACACCCTAAGCCAGCGCGCGAGGGGCGATGTCACGCCCGGGCCCCCGCCCTCACCCCTTGGGCGCCGCGCCCGCCGCTTCCGGTGGGGTCCTGCGTACGGCCAGGACCGCGATGTCGTCGTCCAGTCCCCCCGCGCTGTGCTGGAGGAGCGCCCGGTGCAGCTGGTCGAGCAGGGGCCGCGGCGGTACGGACGTCCGCTCCCCCGCCCACGCGGCGAGCGGGAAGAACGCGCCGTCGCCGTCCCGCGTCTCGGTGACGCCGTCGGTGTAGAGGAGGAGTTGGTCGCCGGGCACGAACGGCACCTCCTCCGCGTGGTACGCCCCGCCCAGCAGCGTCGCGAGGTTGATGGGCGGGGACGACGTGCGCGGGGTGAGGGAGCGGATGCGGCCGTCGTGCGTCAGGAGGACCGGCGGGTGCCCGCAGCTCAGGATCCGGGCGTGCGAGCCGTGCGTGGGGATCTCGGCGAGGACGGCGGTGGCGAACAGCTCGGAGGCGTCGGGGCCCGGGCCGGCCGCCTCGTAACGGCCGACGGTGGTGTCCAGGCGCCGCGCGAGCACCCCGAGGTCCGGCGCGTCGTACGCCGCCTCCCGGAACGAGCCCAGCACGGCCGAGGCCACCCCGACCGCGTCCAGCCCCTTGCCGCGTACGTCGCCGATGATCAGCCGGAGCCCGTGGGCGGTGTCGGCGACCGCGTAGAAGTCGCCGCCGACCCGGGCCTGGGGGGCGGCGGCCACGTACAGCGTCTCGATCCTCACGCACCCGATGCGGGCGGGCACGGGCCGCAGCAGGACCCGCTGGGTGGTGTCGGCGACGGCCCTGACCTCGGCGAGCGTGTCCTCCCGCTGGAGGCGCAGATGGCTGGCGTAGGCGGCGGCCAGCGTGACCGCGCCGATGGCACCGGCGGTGTAGAGGGTCGAGTCGTGGTCGGCGAACATCGAGTACGCGATGACACCCAGCGCGCAGATCACGCCGAGCCCGAGGGTGGCCGCCACGGACCACAGCGACGCGGCCAGGGCGGGCGCGGCGGGCAGGAGGCGGGTGAAGGGGACCTCGGGGGGCGTGAAGATCGCCAGGAGGGCGATCACGGCGGTCAGGACCGCGGGCGTCCAGAGCATGGGATCCCGCCGCCCGTGGACAGGTCGGCGGGACGGGAACAACCGACCGAGTCCGCTCACACAACGCACCATACCTACATGTTCCACCCACCTGACGCTCCCTCAGCGCGGCTTGCCGCCTGCCGCCTCCCGCCTGCTGTCTACCGCTCGCCGCCCGCCGCCCGCCGCTGGACCGTGTACTCGTCCGCGACCCCCAGCGCCACGTCCAGGGCGGCCAGGCCCTCCTTCGCCTCCGCCTCCGTGACGTTGCAGGCGGGGACGGCGTGGGTGCGGTTCATGTTCACGAAGGGCCACAGGCCGTTCCGCTTGCAGGCGGCGGCGAACGCGGCCATGGGGGCGTTCGCCTCACCCGTCGCGTTGTACGGGACGAGCGGCTCGCGCGTCTCCCTGTCCCGTACGAGATCCAGCGCCCAGAACACCCCCGTCCCCCGCACCTCCCCCACCGACGGGTGCCGCTCCGCCAGGTCGCGCAGGCCCGGGCCGAGGACGGTCGCGCCGATGTGCGCGGCGTGCTCGACGACCTTCTCGTCTTCCATCACCCGGAGCGTGGCGACGGCCGCCGCGCAGGCCAGCGGGTGGCCGGAGTACGTGAGACCGCCGGGGTACGGGCGGGTCGCGAAGGTCTCCGCGATCGCCGCCGAGATCGCGACCCCGCCGAGCGGTACGTAACCGGAGTTGACGCCCTTCGCGAAGGTCAGCAGGTCGGGTACGACGTCGAAGTGGTCGGCCGCGAACCACTCCCCCGTACGCCCGAATCCCGCCATCACCTCGTCCAGTACGAAGACGATCCCGTGCCGGTCGCAGATCTCGCGCACCCCCGCGAGGTAGCCGGGCGGCGGCATCATGATCCCGGCCGTGCCGGGGACGGTCTCCAGGATGACCGCCGCGACGGTCTCGGGCCCCTCGAAGGCGATGGTCGCCTCCAGGTGCTCCAGCGCGCGTGCGCACTCCTCGGCCTCCGTCGAGGCGTAGAACGGGGAGCGGTAGAGGAACGGCGTCCAGAAGTGCACGACCCCGGCGGTGCCGCTGTCCGACGCCCAGCGGCGAGGGTCGCCGGTCACGTTGATCGCGGTGGTCGTCCCGCCGTGGTACGAGCGGTACGCCGACAGCACCTTCGGGCGGCCGGTGTGCAGCCGGGCCATCCGGAGGGCGTGCTCGACGGCGTCGGCGCCCCCGTTGGTGAAGAAGATCTTGTCGAGGTCGCCCGGGGTGCGGGCGGCGATGAGGCGCGCCGCCTCGGACCGTACGTCGAGCGCGAAAGCGGGCGCGAAGGTCGTGAGCCGGGCCGCCTGTTCCTGGATCGCCGCGACGACGGTGGGGTGCTGGTAGCCGATGTTGGTGAAGACGAGGCCGCTGGTGAAGTCGAGGTAGCGGTTGCCTTCGTAGTCCCAGAAGTACGCGCCCTCGGCGCCGGCGACGGCGAGCGGGTCGATCAGCTCCTGGGCGGACCAGGAGTGGAACACGTGCGCACGGTCGGCGGCCTTCACGGCCGCACCGGCCCGGGGGTCGGCGAGCGGGGCGGCGGACGCGGGGGCGTGCGAGGGCGCGTGCGACGGGACAGGAGGGGTCATGGGGCCCAGGGTAGGGAGACGCGGGTGGCGGGCGTCATCGCCATCTTGTATGGCGTCGGCCACTTTGCTGGGCAAGGTGTCGAACGGGGTGCAGGGGGCTCGCGCCGGCGGGCCGGTGCAGGGGGGCTGGTGCCGGTGGGCCGGTGCAGGGGCCCGGGTGGCCGCCCGGGGCCGGGGTGCCGGGGTTCCCGCCCGGGACCGCGGTGCGGGTGCGGGAGTGCCGGGGTTCCCGCCCGGGACCGCGGTGCGGGTGCGGGGGTGCCGGGGTTCTCGCCCGGGACCGCAGTGCGGGTGCGGGGGTGCCGGGGTGCCTGTGCCGGGGTGCCCGCCCAGGACCAGAGTGCCAGGGCCGGGATGTGCGGATGCCGGGGTTCCCGCCCGGGACCGCGGTGCGAGTGCGGGAGTGCCGGAGTGCCTGTGCCGGGGTGCCCGCCCAGGACCAGAGTGCCGGGGCCGGGATGTGCGGATGCCGGGGTTCCCGCCTGGGACCAGGATGCCAGTGCCGGGGGCCCGCCCGGGGCCGAGGTGCCGAGGCGGGGACGGGTATGCCCGCCCGGCACGGGGAGGTCGGCGTCAGCGGCTGCGCGCGCCTCCTCCCGCCTTCGCCCCCGCTGCCGCCCGGGTCCCCTCAGCCCCAGCCCTCGTCCCAGCCCGCGCCCCCGCGCCCTCCCCCGTCGTACGGAACCGCGCCCGGTACGTCGACGGGGTCACCCCCAGGTGTCGCAGGAACACCCGTCGCAGCGACTCGTCACTCCCCAGCCCGCTCCGCCGCGCCGCCCCCGTCACCGTCTCCCCCGCCTCCAGCAGCGCCTGCGCCGCCTCCAGCCGTACGGACTCGACGTACGCGGCCGGCGTGCTGCCGACCTGCTCGTTGAACAGTCGCGTCAGGTGCCGGGCGCTCAGCCCCCCGCGCCGCGCGAGCGCCGGGAGCGAGTGGTCGGCGGCCGGGTCGCCGGCCATCTCGTCCAGCAGCCCGCGCAGCACGTCGTGCCGGGGGCTCGGCGTGCGCGCCGCGACCGAGAACTGCGACTGCCCGCCCGGCCGCCGCAGGAACACCACGAGGTCCCGCGCCACCTCGCGCGCCAGACCGGCGCCCTCGTCGTCCT includes these proteins:
- a CDS encoding PP2C family protein-serine/threonine phosphatase; translation: MLWTPAVLTAVIALLAIFTPPEVPFTRLLPAAPALAASLWSVAATLGLGVICALGVIAYSMFADHDSTLYTAGAIGAVTLAAAYASHLRLQREDTLAEVRAVADTTQRVLLRPVPARIGCVRIETLYVAAAPQARVGGDFYAVADTAHGLRLIIGDVRGKGLDAVGVASAVLGSFREAAYDAPDLGVLARRLDTTVGRYEAAGPGPDASELFATAVLAEIPTHGSHARILSCGHPPVLLTHDGRIRSLTPRTSSPPINLATLLGGAYHAEEVPFVPGDQLLLYTDGVTETRDGDGAFFPLAAWAGERTSVPPRPLLDQLHRALLQHSAGGLDDDIAVLAVRRTPPEAAGAAPKG
- a CDS encoding GntR family transcriptional regulator, with the protein product MPASGAVTRSTLRQQIADALRDEVLAGRLLPGQEFTVKHIADQYGVSATPVREALVDLSAQGLLDSDQHRGFHVHEFTVEDFRGMVEARSLVVDGVVRRLDGAGLAARAHGESLVSVRRRAEEAARAARAGDLDILIGYDLRFWRELGALIANRYVCEFLHRMRVQAWVFSVPFLRADAEGEKWLWSGHEPLVDAITLGDAGAVRAVIGEYDEHARKWADRLESTHR
- a CDS encoding aspartate aminotransferase family protein; amino-acid sequence: MTPPVPSHAPSHAPASAAPLADPRAGAAVKAADRAHVFHSWSAQELIDPLAVAGAEGAYFWDYEGNRYLDFTSGLVFTNIGYQHPTVVAAIQEQAARLTTFAPAFALDVRSEAARLIAARTPGDLDKIFFTNGGADAVEHALRMARLHTGRPKVLSAYRSYHGGTTTAINVTGDPRRWASDSGTAGVVHFWTPFLYRSPFYASTEAEECARALEHLEATIAFEGPETVAAVILETVPGTAGIMMPPPGYLAGVREICDRHGIVFVLDEVMAGFGRTGEWFAADHFDVVPDLLTFAKGVNSGYVPLGGVAISAAIAETFATRPYPGGLTYSGHPLACAAAVATLRVMEDEKVVEHAAHIGATVLGPGLRDLAERHPSVGEVRGTGVFWALDLVRDRETREPLVPYNATGEANAPMAAFAAACKRNGLWPFVNMNRTHAVPACNVTEAEAKEGLAALDVALGVADEYTVQRRAAGGER